The following coding sequences lie in one Pontibacter sp. G13 genomic window:
- a CDS encoding RagB/SusD family nutrient uptake outer membrane protein: MMLKRISKTVCILILGMVLFTFPSCFDLDEEPFTELPPDGAFQSEGDFVAGIAAVYAQLRPYLWNYFNCSMVSTDALIIPTRGTDWLDGLRWRQLHTHEWNTTHSDIAGAYSDAFQGVARSNLFIENIENTDVIFTNAPREQYLAEARSLRAFYYFQLLDFFGGVPLILESQADYDNPPPRNSAQEIYDFIESEWTSALDDLADHPDVEYGRISKQAVHGMLAKLYLNAEVFVGTEQLANCITQCDEVINSGYFTLANSYYDNFEVDNAGSSENIFAIDYSASTDLGPTNENAMNLQMRTLHYNQLPQTPWNGFCITAEYFNSFDLDNDPRSRILLVGNQIDTVDPVGTGGQVNDRDGNPLVFTPEISSISNAPENEGVRVLKWRVDPERIGESMNNDLILVRYADILLMKAEALNEQGNTGEAVNLVNEIRARPGSTVPPLTAAGQQEFRDALIDERGVEMAWEGHRRRLLIRMDQFTQGTWDFKEVSAETRKLFPIPQVEIDANPNLTQNPGY, translated from the coding sequence ATGATGTTGAAACGGATTTCCAAAACCGTATGCATCCTCATCCTAGGAATGGTGCTTTTCACCTTCCCATCTTGTTTTGATCTCGATGAGGAACCATTTACCGAACTGCCACCAGACGGAGCGTTTCAATCCGAGGGAGACTTTGTGGCGGGTATTGCTGCGGTGTATGCACAACTTCGTCCCTATCTCTGGAACTACTTCAATTGCTCCATGGTGTCCACCGATGCCTTGATCATTCCTACACGCGGAACTGACTGGTTGGATGGACTGAGATGGCGTCAGCTCCACACTCATGAGTGGAACACCACACACAGCGATATCGCCGGGGCATACTCTGATGCCTTTCAAGGGGTGGCTCGTTCCAATCTGTTTATTGAGAATATTGAGAACACGGACGTGATCTTCACCAATGCCCCTCGCGAGCAATACTTGGCTGAAGCTCGATCTCTCCGCGCTTTCTACTACTTCCAATTGCTGGATTTCTTTGGAGGAGTACCGCTGATCCTTGAATCTCAAGCCGATTATGACAATCCGCCTCCCCGAAATTCAGCCCAGGAAATCTATGACTTTATCGAGTCAGAGTGGACCAGTGCGCTGGATGATTTGGCTGACCATCCCGATGTGGAGTACGGCCGGATTTCCAAGCAGGCTGTCCATGGTATGCTTGCCAAACTCTATCTCAATGCAGAAGTATTCGTCGGAACTGAGCAGCTGGCCAATTGCATTACCCAATGTGATGAGGTGATCAATTCCGGTTACTTTACCCTAGCGAATAGCTATTATGACAATTTTGAGGTAGATAATGCAGGTTCTTCCGAGAACATTTTCGCCATTGACTATAGCGCTTCGACGGACCTCGGTCCTACCAATGAGAATGCCATGAACCTCCAGATGCGGACGTTGCACTACAACCAACTCCCGCAAACTCCTTGGAATGGGTTCTGTATCACCGCTGAGTACTTCAATTCCTTCGATCTCGACAATGACCCACGGTCTCGGATCTTGCTCGTGGGAAACCAGATCGATACAGTGGACCCTGTAGGAACAGGTGGTCAGGTGAATGACCGTGATGGCAATCCGCTGGTATTCACACCTGAAATTAGCAGTATCTCCAATGCTCCTGAGAACGAAGGTGTGCGGGTCCTGAAGTGGAGAGTCGATCCTGAACGAATCGGTGAATCCATGAACAATGACCTAATCTTGGTGCGCTATGCGGACATTCTTCTGATGAAAGCTGAAGCGTTGAACGAACAGGGAAATACCGGGGAAGCCGTCAACCTCGTGAATGAGATTCGCGCTCGGCCCGGATCTACCGTTCCTCCGCTCACAGCAGCAGGACAACAGGAATTCCGCGATGCCCTGATCGACGAACGAGGCGTGGAAATGGCTTGGGAAGGCCATAGACGTCGATTGCTGATCCGGATGGATCAATTCACCCAAGGAACCTGGGACTTCAAGGAAGTGAGTGCCGAGACGCGCAAACTTTTCCCGATTCCACAAGTGGAGATCGATGCCAACCCGAACTTGACCCAGAATCCCGGATATTAG
- a CDS encoding VCBS repeat-containing protein yields MNRLPFTLAALCCLLCYRCTLPPQETTASDVVLFEAIPPSTSHIHFENKVVNEPDFNIFRYRNFYNGGGVAIGDVNGDGLADLFLSANMQPNRLFLNQGNWQFRDATDEAWLSGTKGWSTGVSMVDVDGDGWLDLYVCNAGREDGAARANELFLNQGDGTFREVADSLGLADEGISTHAAFFDLEGDGDLDVYLLNNSFRDISSFDLNESYREVRDPNGGDKLYRNDQGIFTDISEEAGILGSEIGFGLGITVGDVNRDGCPDLYVSNDFFERDYLYINQCDGTFLEALEEYFRHISYSSMGADMADLNNDLWPDIFVTDMLPGDDTRQKLTTTFESWDVFQRKQRLGYFRQITRNMLHRNNANGSFSEIGQQAGVEATDWSWGALMFDMDLDGNKDLFVANGIFKDLTNQDFVEFLSNEVQRMKRTGQKRFDLVDLLPSMPSVKLPDHAFQQQIDGSFIDRSDAWGLGEPGFSNGAAYGDLDGDGDLDLVVNRVNMPLAIFRNQAREKLGAHFLQIQLLGETPNTSGVGAKVMVRAEGQTQMLEQIPNRGFQSSMDPVLTFGLGDEVDSVEWIQVEWPDGRQSMFQNMPANQRLAISQAEALPASSVAPPSHLDQAFNKIEPPVFPAIHRENEFSDFNRMSLLHQMLSTQGPKIALGDMDGDGDQDAFVAGAAGQTGQILRQERGGHFTVISQPALEDDLGAEDTDAVWMDVDGDGDLDLYVVSGGSEFRSTDDVYQDRIYLNDGSGQLVRQDQVWTNGTFPPKKRASGSCISVADVDADGDLDVFVGSRWKVGAYGQIPVSHLMLNDGTGHFQIATESWNEALATAGMVTDAQFQDVNGDQRPDLVLVGEWMAPQIWLNQGEKFERGPSLDDSAMGWWNSLKMADLDGDGDWDFVAGNQGTNTAFEASPDEPLQLLVTDYDHNGSIEGILTRKIAGRSIPIHPKSELTKQIVPLRRVLLKTQDYAGKAVADFVPPDVVAELEIRTSHSLQTAAFINDGNGSFTMKPLPQEAQIAPVHAIHIQDLNGDGIPDLLLGGNFTAIKPQFGPNDASYGTLLLGTPSGDWIPQRNADWGLKLQGEIRDFQVLDLEDRSLLLVGRNNDSVSVWSLPSKSAL; encoded by the coding sequence ATGAATCGCTTGCCCTTTACTTTGGCGGCCCTTTGCTGCCTGCTCTGCTACCGCTGTACCCTTCCCCCCCAAGAGACGACCGCGTCTGATGTGGTGCTTTTCGAGGCCATTCCCCCTTCGACCTCCCATATTCACTTTGAAAACAAGGTCGTCAACGAACCCGATTTCAATATTTTCCGCTACCGCAATTTCTACAATGGTGGAGGCGTGGCCATCGGTGATGTGAACGGCGACGGTCTGGCGGATTTGTTTCTCTCTGCGAATATGCAACCCAATCGACTCTTCTTGAATCAAGGAAATTGGCAATTTCGGGATGCTACAGATGAGGCATGGCTTTCGGGCACCAAAGGCTGGTCTACGGGGGTGTCCATGGTGGATGTCGATGGAGATGGCTGGTTGGATCTATACGTCTGTAATGCCGGTCGTGAGGATGGAGCCGCCCGAGCCAATGAATTATTCCTGAATCAAGGCGATGGGACTTTCCGGGAGGTGGCGGATTCCTTGGGATTGGCGGATGAGGGAATTTCCACCCATGCAGCTTTTTTCGATTTGGAAGGGGATGGAGATCTCGACGTCTATCTGCTCAACAATTCCTTCCGGGACATCAGCTCATTTGACCTGAATGAATCCTATCGGGAAGTCCGCGATCCCAATGGCGGGGACAAGCTCTATCGAAATGATCAAGGCATATTCACGGATATCAGCGAGGAGGCAGGGATTCTGGGAAGCGAGATAGGGTTTGGTCTGGGGATTACGGTAGGGGATGTCAATCGTGACGGATGCCCGGATCTATACGTTTCCAATGATTTCTTCGAACGGGATTATCTCTATATCAATCAATGCGACGGCACGTTTCTGGAAGCGTTGGAGGAGTACTTTCGGCATATCAGCTATTCTTCGATGGGGGCTGATATGGCGGACCTCAACAACGATCTTTGGCCGGATATCTTTGTGACAGACATGCTGCCGGGAGACGATACCCGCCAGAAATTGACGACCACCTTTGAATCTTGGGACGTGTTTCAGCGAAAGCAGCGCCTTGGATATTTCCGCCAAATCACCCGCAATATGCTCCATCGCAACAATGCGAATGGCTCCTTCAGCGAGATTGGGCAGCAGGCAGGCGTGGAGGCGACAGACTGGAGTTGGGGCGCCCTGATGTTTGACATGGATCTCGACGGCAACAAAGACCTTTTTGTGGCCAATGGCATCTTCAAGGATCTCACCAATCAGGATTTCGTGGAGTTCCTCTCCAATGAAGTCCAGCGAATGAAACGCACTGGCCAGAAACGCTTTGATCTCGTGGACCTCCTGCCGAGTATGCCGTCGGTCAAATTGCCGGACCATGCATTTCAACAACAGATCGATGGGAGTTTTATCGACCGTTCAGATGCTTGGGGATTGGGCGAACCGGGATTTTCCAATGGCGCAGCCTATGGGGATTTGGATGGAGATGGAGACCTGGATTTGGTGGTGAATCGAGTCAATATGCCTTTGGCGATTTTCCGAAATCAAGCGAGGGAAAAGCTTGGCGCTCATTTTCTGCAAATTCAACTTCTTGGAGAGACGCCCAACACTTCCGGAGTTGGTGCCAAAGTCATGGTACGCGCTGAGGGTCAGACACAAATGCTGGAGCAAATTCCCAACCGGGGATTCCAGTCGTCGATGGACCCGGTGCTGACTTTTGGATTGGGGGATGAGGTGGATTCGGTCGAATGGATCCAAGTGGAATGGCCCGACGGGCGACAATCCATGTTCCAAAATATGCCTGCCAATCAACGTCTGGCTATCTCCCAAGCAGAGGCTCTGCCCGCCTCATCGGTAGCTCCGCCCAGTCATTTGGATCAAGCGTTCAACAAAATTGAGCCCCCCGTTTTTCCTGCCATTCATCGTGAGAATGAATTCTCCGATTTCAACCGTATGAGTCTGCTTCATCAAATGCTCTCCACACAAGGCCCCAAAATCGCTTTGGGAGATATGGATGGGGATGGTGATCAAGATGCTTTTGTGGCGGGTGCTGCTGGTCAAACTGGACAGATTCTCAGGCAGGAGCGAGGGGGACATTTCACGGTGATTTCCCAGCCTGCTTTGGAGGATGATCTTGGAGCAGAAGATACCGATGCCGTTTGGATGGATGTCGATGGAGATGGAGATCTGGATCTGTATGTAGTCAGTGGAGGAAGCGAATTCCGCTCAACGGATGATGTGTATCAGGATCGAATTTATCTCAACGACGGTTCTGGACAATTGGTCAGGCAGGATCAGGTATGGACAAACGGGACTTTTCCACCCAAAAAACGAGCTTCTGGGAGCTGTATCTCCGTTGCGGATGTGGATGCTGATGGGGATTTGGATGTGTTCGTCGGAAGCAGATGGAAGGTCGGAGCGTATGGGCAGATTCCCGTTTCCCACCTGATGCTGAATGATGGGACCGGACATTTTCAAATTGCCACGGAATCTTGGAATGAAGCACTTGCCACGGCTGGAATGGTAACCGATGCTCAATTCCAAGATGTGAATGGAGACCAGCGGCCGGATTTGGTGCTGGTGGGAGAATGGATGGCGCCGCAGATATGGCTGAATCAAGGAGAGAAATTTGAGCGAGGCCCCTCACTGGATGATTCAGCTATGGGCTGGTGGAATTCGCTGAAAATGGCCGATCTGGATGGCGATGGGGATTGGGATTTTGTGGCGGGGAATCAAGGAACCAATACTGCATTCGAAGCAAGTCCCGACGAACCGCTCCAATTGTTGGTGACCGATTATGATCACAATGGCTCGATAGAAGGTATTTTGACCCGAAAAATCGCAGGGAGATCCATTCCCATTCATCCCAAGTCTGAACTGACCAAACAGATCGTTCCGCTCAGGAGGGTCCTGCTCAAGACCCAAGACTACGCCGGAAAAGCGGTCGCGGATTTCGTGCCGCCTGATGTGGTGGCGGAGCTGGAAATCCGAACCTCCCACTCTCTCCAAACTGCTGCTTTCATCAACGACGGAAACGGATCATTCACCATGAAGCCCCTTCCCCAAGAAGCCCAGATCGCCCCTGTGCATGCGATTCATATCCAAGACCTGAATGGTGATGGCATACCAGACCTTTTGCTAGGAGGGAATTTCACCGCCATCAAGCCGCAATTTGGCCCGAATGACGCAAGTTATGGAACGCTCCTCCTGGGTACGCCATCGGGGGATTGGATTCCGCAGCGAAACGCAGATTGGGGACTGAAGCTCCAAGGGGAGATCCGAGATTTTCAAGTATTGGACCTCGAGGATCGCTCACTCCTGCTGGTGGGAAGAAACAACGATTCAGTCTCTGTGTGGAGTTTACCTTCAAAATCAGCGCTATGA
- a CDS encoding vanadium-dependent haloperoxidase produces the protein MNHWNWLKGCGIWVLVLLMAGCEVHDPALYRDQAYNSELYRKSAKAITDIIVYDIFSPPVASRIYAYTHAAGYEVMRQAQPGYRSLAGQVGGLDAVPQADSNQEICFPLASIEAMLTAAETKVFSMDQLEDYRKEIHQTYRDMGIPNSVMEASIAYGKLVGNHVTAWANTDNYNETRTYERFNVTEEEGRWQPTPPDYMDAIEPHWNKIRPFIIDSATQFVPVRPTEYSMDKSSLFYEEMMEVYEVSVSMNEDQKEIAEFWDCNPFVTHHQGHVMFATKKITPGGHWIGIVDLTTRKAQTNFMETVDAFTRTSITLADAFISCWDEKYRSNLIRPETVINKFVDEDWRPLLQTPPFPEYTSGHSVVSGAAATTLTAFFGDNFAFADSSELEFGLPVRNYNSFLHAAEEAAISRLYGGIHYMPAIKNGVDQGKKVGAFIRTHLVTKEETATASR, from the coding sequence ATGAATCATTGGAACTGGCTCAAAGGATGTGGGATCTGGGTCCTCGTCTTGTTGATGGCAGGCTGTGAGGTGCACGATCCAGCCTTATATCGCGATCAAGCCTACAATTCTGAACTCTATCGGAAATCAGCCAAAGCCATTACGGACATCATCGTTTACGATATCTTCTCCCCACCAGTAGCTAGCCGCATTTACGCCTATACACATGCAGCTGGATACGAGGTGATGCGCCAAGCCCAACCAGGATATCGCTCCCTAGCGGGACAGGTCGGGGGATTGGATGCTGTACCACAAGCCGATTCTAATCAGGAAATTTGCTTCCCATTGGCTTCAATTGAAGCTATGCTCACCGCAGCTGAAACCAAGGTCTTTTCCATGGATCAATTGGAGGATTACCGCAAGGAGATCCACCAGACCTATCGCGACATGGGCATTCCCAACAGCGTCATGGAAGCTTCCATAGCCTATGGAAAACTCGTCGGAAACCACGTCACCGCTTGGGCCAATACCGATAATTACAACGAAACCCGTACGTACGAGCGATTCAATGTGACAGAGGAAGAAGGTCGCTGGCAGCCAACTCCTCCGGATTATATGGACGCCATCGAACCGCATTGGAACAAGATCCGTCCGTTCATCATAGATTCTGCCACTCAGTTTGTGCCCGTTCGTCCTACCGAGTACTCCATGGACAAGTCCAGCCTCTTCTATGAGGAGATGATGGAGGTCTATGAGGTGTCTGTTTCCATGAATGAGGACCAAAAGGAAATCGCAGAGTTTTGGGATTGCAACCCCTTCGTAACTCACCATCAGGGCCACGTGATGTTTGCCACCAAGAAGATCACTCCTGGGGGACACTGGATCGGAATTGTGGATCTGACCACGAGAAAAGCCCAGACCAATTTCATGGAAACGGTAGATGCATTCACCCGAACTTCGATCACATTGGCCGATGCATTCATCAGCTGCTGGGACGAAAAATACCGCTCAAATCTGATTCGTCCGGAGACGGTGATCAACAAATTCGTAGATGAAGATTGGCGTCCATTGCTCCAGACACCGCCTTTCCCAGAATATACTTCAGGCCACTCGGTTGTTTCTGGCGCTGCGGCTACGACCTTGACGGCATTCTTTGGTGACAATTTTGCCTTTGCCGATTCGAGCGAATTGGAGTTTGGATTGCCCGTCCGGAACTACAATTCCTTTTTACATGCAGCAGAGGAAGCCGCGATCAGCCGTTTGTATGGAGGAATTCACTACATGCCGGCGATCAAAAACGGCGTAGACCAAGGAAAGAAGGTGGGTGCATTCATCCGTACCCATTTGGTTACCAAAGAGGAAACTGCCACTGCTTCCCGCTAA
- a CDS encoding CRTAC1 family protein has product MNAKIFMIALFGGMFLVMGCDSPDKSDTLFRELSPWETGLEAELICQPSPEFNLLTYPYFYNGAGVAIGDLTGDELPEVMVLTNQGQHRLFRNLGDMQFEDITETAGVGGKGDWATGITMVDVNGDGWLDLYVSRVSGWAGLQGANELYLNQQDGTFVEAAEEMGLALRGFCTQGVFLDFDQDGDLDLFQLKHSIKPGSTMGPGTQRTGRDPLAGDQLLRNDEGQFVDVSLAAGIFGGKVGYGLSVTARDFDGDGWTDLYVCNDFHEEDYLYLNQRDGTFRHELRERMGHTSQFSMGSDMADMDGDGDLDLVTLDMKPDDEAILKTAEAPLPFEIDAFKRSFGYHAQSPRNAFQLNRGDGTFAEIAQMLQLDATDWSWAVLLADFDADGLRDMFVTNGIYRRPNDLDFLKYLSNPIAQQNLQGSSPDVQSFLDQMPSIPQSNRAFRQLPDGSFKPIESAWGLHQEGFSQGAAYGDLDLDGDLDLVVSHIGQPVSVLENLSRDRGNGHFLRIKLKGTAANAWGIGATVEIKQGNRIWVEEIQPVRGFLSSVDPVCQMALPSDANVKSLIVSWPGGRISLLEDIAVDQVVEIKESSAVNSMEVLAQEDQPFWKIRTLGGAVVEPPHDLQRAPLRPWGSTSIREAVAWEGADRFFHAPFGGVPAIWEGRNGDWQKAFEWPLAQGLPIVDAQWLDVEGDGDQDLWWVLGGNRSMPSMLWINDGQGSFAPSDQSLIAEKPISGACGLAWDANGDGAADMLVLPDGVAGQYGMPGNGHLWINDGKGRFTEQSSNLFPGLSEIGMIRAVDMVEMDGQEQADLVIVGEWMGVRVFGWDGKQWEERSEERGLGNLHGWWQSVKSMDVDGDGDQDLLVGNIGLNQDLRPDSLNPVEFFGVPMNQGGRLPVLSRYRKGQRYPVAHLDDLASQWPEIKRDFPTYQSFAGRTFKELFPQHALGGDSYGWVETASSMWFEQIQLGKFIGHSLPKTLQTAPILAWEQMDFDQNGSPEIWAAGNFGAVSPAIGPWDALRMTRMEWLPDGSWECSQVPPFAHLEGEIRVIHSLEYDAGQACWVFRSGMPPTAVLWE; this is encoded by the coding sequence ATGAATGCCAAGATCTTCATGATTGCGCTTTTTGGAGGAATGTTCCTCGTGATGGGGTGTGATTCGCCTGATAAATCCGATACCCTTTTTCGGGAGTTATCTCCTTGGGAAACAGGCTTGGAAGCCGAATTGATCTGCCAACCTTCGCCGGAATTCAACTTGCTTACTTATCCCTATTTCTACAATGGCGCTGGAGTAGCTATTGGAGATTTAACCGGGGATGAATTGCCCGAGGTGATGGTTTTGACCAATCAGGGCCAGCATCGACTCTTCCGAAATCTGGGCGATATGCAATTCGAGGATATCACCGAAACTGCGGGCGTAGGAGGGAAGGGAGATTGGGCCACAGGAATTACGATGGTGGATGTAAACGGCGATGGATGGCTGGATCTGTATGTCAGCAGGGTTTCTGGCTGGGCTGGACTTCAGGGAGCAAATGAACTGTATCTCAATCAGCAAGACGGTACATTCGTCGAGGCTGCGGAGGAAATGGGGCTGGCGTTGCGGGGGTTCTGTACGCAAGGCGTGTTTCTGGATTTCGATCAGGACGGTGATCTCGACTTGTTTCAACTGAAGCATTCCATCAAGCCGGGAAGCACGATGGGGCCGGGTACGCAACGGACCGGTCGAGACCCGCTTGCTGGGGATCAATTGCTCAGAAATGATGAGGGCCAATTTGTGGATGTCAGTCTAGCCGCTGGAATTTTCGGGGGAAAGGTGGGATATGGTCTGTCCGTGACTGCGCGTGATTTCGATGGAGATGGATGGACCGACCTGTATGTTTGCAATGATTTTCACGAGGAAGATTATCTCTACCTCAATCAGCGGGATGGGACCTTTCGGCATGAATTGCGAGAACGAATGGGGCACACCAGTCAATTTTCTATGGGGTCGGACATGGCCGACATGGATGGAGATGGGGATTTGGATCTCGTCACACTCGATATGAAGCCCGATGACGAAGCCATCCTCAAAACAGCCGAGGCGCCCTTACCCTTTGAGATAGATGCATTCAAGCGCTCCTTCGGGTATCACGCTCAATCCCCCCGAAATGCTTTTCAACTCAATCGTGGGGATGGAACGTTCGCGGAGATTGCTCAAATGCTCCAGCTGGATGCGACAGATTGGAGTTGGGCAGTTCTGCTGGCGGATTTCGATGCTGACGGCCTGCGGGATATGTTCGTGACCAACGGCATCTACCGCCGCCCCAATGACCTGGATTTCCTCAAATATCTGTCCAATCCGATTGCTCAGCAAAATCTACAGGGTTCCTCACCGGATGTCCAGTCCTTCCTGGATCAGATGCCCTCCATTCCTCAGTCAAATCGTGCCTTTCGACAACTCCCCGATGGTAGTTTCAAGCCTATTGAAAGCGCATGGGGACTCCATCAAGAGGGATTTTCTCAAGGGGCAGCTTATGGGGATTTGGATCTCGATGGGGATTTGGATCTGGTGGTGAGTCATATCGGACAGCCTGTGAGTGTGCTTGAGAATCTATCGAGAGATCGAGGAAATGGGCATTTTCTGCGAATTAAGCTGAAAGGGACCGCTGCGAATGCATGGGGAATTGGAGCAACCGTGGAGATCAAGCAAGGGAATCGGATCTGGGTGGAGGAAATTCAGCCTGTTCGTGGCTTTCTGTCCTCGGTCGATCCCGTTTGCCAAATGGCACTCCCATCGGATGCGAATGTGAAATCCCTAATCGTGTCTTGGCCCGGTGGCAGAATTTCCTTGCTGGAAGATATTGCGGTAGATCAGGTGGTGGAGATAAAGGAATCCAGTGCGGTCAACAGCATGGAAGTATTGGCACAAGAAGACCAGCCTTTCTGGAAGATCAGGACGTTGGGCGGTGCGGTCGTTGAACCTCCTCATGATCTCCAGCGAGCGCCCCTTCGACCTTGGGGGAGTACCTCGATTCGGGAGGCAGTGGCATGGGAGGGAGCGGATCGATTTTTTCACGCGCCTTTCGGGGGAGTTCCAGCTATTTGGGAAGGAAGGAATGGGGATTGGCAAAAAGCCTTCGAATGGCCATTGGCACAAGGGCTTCCGATCGTGGATGCCCAATGGTTGGATGTGGAAGGAGATGGCGATCAGGACCTTTGGTGGGTTTTGGGGGGGAATCGATCGATGCCCAGTATGCTCTGGATCAATGACGGCCAAGGGAGTTTTGCTCCATCGGATCAGTCGCTTATCGCCGAAAAGCCCATCAGCGGTGCTTGCGGCCTTGCATGGGATGCCAATGGCGATGGTGCTGCCGATATGCTGGTTTTGCCGGATGGCGTAGCTGGTCAGTATGGGATGCCGGGAAATGGACACCTTTGGATTAATGATGGAAAAGGAAGATTTACCGAACAGTCGTCCAATTTATTCCCGGGACTATCAGAGATTGGAATGATTCGCGCGGTGGATATGGTCGAAATGGACGGGCAGGAACAGGCAGATTTGGTCATTGTAGGAGAATGGATGGGAGTTCGGGTATTCGGCTGGGATGGGAAACAATGGGAGGAGCGGTCGGAAGAGCGCGGATTGGGTAACCTTCATGGATGGTGGCAATCCGTCAAATCTATGGATGTGGATGGGGATGGCGATCAGGATTTGTTGGTGGGCAATATTGGGCTCAATCAAGATTTGCGACCAGATTCGCTCAATCCGGTGGAATTCTTCGGTGTGCCCATGAATCAAGGAGGTCGATTGCCGGTGTTATCCCGATACCGAAAAGGCCAAAGATATCCCGTGGCTCATTTGGATGATTTGGCCAGCCAATGGCCGGAGATCAAGCGTGATTTTCCTACCTACCAATCCTTTGCTGGACGTACGTTCAAAGAATTATTTCCTCAACATGCACTCGGTGGAGATTCCTATGGATGGGTAGAAACGGCCTCCAGTATGTGGTTTGAGCAGATCCAGCTGGGGAAATTTATAGGTCATTCGCTTCCGAAAACGCTTCAGACAGCACCTATTTTGGCTTGGGAACAAATGGATTTCGACCAAAATGGATCACCGGAGATCTGGGCAGCAGGCAATTTCGGGGCCGTTTCCCCAGCCATCGGTCCTTGGGATGCTCTGCGAATGACACGGATGGAATGGCTGCCGGATGGGTCCTGGGAATGCAGTCAAGTTCCGCCCTTTGCTCATTTGGAAGGGGAGATTCGTGTGATTCATTCATTGGAGTACGATGCTGGTCAGGCTTGCTGGGTATTTCGCTCTGGAATGCCGCCTACCGCCGTACTGTGGGAGTAA